A genomic stretch from Chitinophaga agri includes:
- the mce gene encoding methylmalonyl-CoA epimerase → MLKVEHIGIAVKSLDTSIPLFRRLLNSDCYKKEHVESESVQTAFFRQGETKIELLEATSPDSTIAKFVDKKGEGMHHIAFEVADIYAEMKRLTDEGFVLLQTEPKRGADNKLVCFLHPKGTNGLLVELCQEI, encoded by the coding sequence ATGCTGAAAGTTGAACATATCGGAATAGCCGTTAAATCCCTGGACACCTCCATTCCCTTATTCAGGAGGCTTCTGAACAGTGATTGCTATAAAAAAGAACACGTTGAAAGTGAGTCCGTACAAACCGCTTTTTTCCGGCAGGGAGAAACTAAAATTGAGTTGCTGGAAGCAACCAGTCCCGACAGTACTATTGCCAAATTTGTGGACAAAAAGGGTGAGGGCATGCATCATATCGCATTCGAAGTTGCTGATATATATGCGGAAATGAAAAGACTCACTGACGAGGGATTTGTTTTATTGCAAACTGAACCAAAACGAGGAGCAGATAATAAACTGGTTTGTTTTCTGCACCCGAAGGGCACGAATGGCTTACTGGTGGAGCTTTGCCAGGAAATCTGA